In Excalfactoria chinensis isolate bCotChi1 chromosome 5, bCotChi1.hap2, whole genome shotgun sequence, a single genomic region encodes these proteins:
- the MED19 gene encoding mediator of RNA polymerase II transcription subunit 19 → MENFSALFGGAEPPPATAAAALGFGPAKAAGAGAAPPPAAAVPPPGEDAARKAAAGPFYLLRELPGSTELTGSTNLITHYNLEHAYNKFCGKKVKEKLSNFLPDLPGMIDLPGSHDNSSLRSLIEKPPICGSSFTPLTGAMLTGFRLHAGPLPEQCRLMHIQPPKKKNKHKHKQSRTQDPVPPETPSDSDHKKKKKKKEEDPERKRKKKEKKKKKNRHSPEHPGVGSSQASSSSSLR, encoded by the exons ATGGAGAACTTCTCGGCGCTATTCGGCGGGGCCGAGCCGCCTCCCGCCACGGCGGCCGCCGCCCTGGGCTTCGGGCCCGCCAAGGCGGCGGGAGCAGGAGCCGCtccgccccccgccgccgccgtgccgccgccGGGCGAGGACGCGGCCCGCAAGGCCGCCGCCGGCCCCTTCTACTTGCTGCGGGAGCTGCCAG GCAGCACGGAGCTGACGGGCAGCACCAACCTGATCACGCACTACAACCTGGAGCACGCGTACAACAAGTTCTGCGGCaagaaggtgaaggagaagCTCAGCAACTTCCTGCCCGACCTGCCCGGTATGATCGACCTGCCCGGCTCCCACGACAACAGCAGCCTGCGCTCCCTCATCGAGAAGCCGCCCATCTGCGGCAGCTCCTTCACGCCCCTTACCGGCGCCATGCTGACCGGCTTCCGCCTGCACGCCGGCCCG ctgcCGGAGCAGTGCCGCCTGATGCACATCCAGCCGCCCAAGAAGAAGAACAAGCACAAGCACAAGCAGAGCCGCACGCAGGACCCCGTCCCCCCAG aaaCGCCCTCGGACTCAGACcacaagaagaagaagaagaagaaagaggaggatCCAGAGcggaaaaggaagaagaaggagaaaaagaaaaagaag AACCGACACAGCCCCGAGCACCCAGGGGTGGGCAGCTCgcaggccagcagcagcagcagcttgcgGTGA
- the TMX2 gene encoding thioredoxin-related transmembrane protein 2 isoform X2, protein MAVLAPLLALLYSVPGLCRWLARPYYPLSALLATAFLLVRKVPPLCRGLPSQREDGNPCDFDWREVEILMFLSAIVMMKNRRSITVEQHIGNIFMFSKVANAILFFRLDIRMGLLYLTLCIVFLMTCKPPLYMGPEYIKYFNDKTIDEELERDKRVTWIVEFFANWSSECQSFAPIFADLSLKYNCSGLHFGKVDVGRYTDVQGEHLTSHQAAAHPHPLPGGDGDHASPTD, encoded by the exons ATGGCGGTGCTGGCCCCGCTGCTGGCGCTGCTCTACTCGGTGCCGGGGTTGTGCCGTTGGCTGGCGCGGCCCTACTACCCGCTGTCCGCACTGCTCGCCACGGCCTTCCTGCTCGTCCGTAAGGTCCCGCCGCTGTGCCGCGGGCTGCCCTCGCAGCGGGAGGACGGCAACCCCTGCGACTTCGACTGG CGCGAGGTGGAGATCCTCATGTTCCTCAGCGCCATCGTGATGATGAAGAACCGGCGCTCCA tCACTGTGGAGCAGCACATTGGGAACATCTTCATGTTCAGCAAAGTAGCCAACGCCATCCTGTTCTTCCGTCTCGACATCCGCATGGGGCTGCTCTACCTCACGCTCTGCATCG TGTTCCTGATGACCTGCAAGCCACCCCTTTACATGGGACCTGAGTATATCAAGTACTTCAACGATAAGACCATAGAT gaggagctggaacgAGACAAGCGGGTGACCTGGATCGTCGAGTTCTTCGCCAACTGGTCCAGTGAGTGCCAGTCCTTTGCCCCCATCTTCGCTGACCTCTCTCTCAA GTACAACTGCTCGGGCCTGCACTTTGGGAAGGTGGATGTCGGCCGATACACGGAC GTACAAGGTGAGCACCTCACCTCTCACCAAGCAGCTGCCCACCCTCATCCTCTTCCAGGGGGGGACGGAGATCATGCGTCGCCCACAGATTGA
- the TMX2 gene encoding thioredoxin-related transmembrane protein 2 isoform X1 → MAVLAPLLALLYSVPGLCRWLARPYYPLSALLATAFLLVRKVPPLCRGLPSQREDGNPCDFDWREVEILMFLSAIVMMKNRRSITVEQHIGNIFMFSKVANAILFFRLDIRMGLLYLTLCIVFLMTCKPPLYMGPEYIKYFNDKTIDEELERDKRVTWIVEFFANWSSECQSFAPIFADLSLKYNCSGLHFGKVDVGRYTDVSTRYKVSTSPLTKQLPTLILFQGGTEIMRRPQIDKKGRAVSWTFSEENVIREFNLNELYQKAKKQSKPRDEGSEEPPEGHAAAGLANGETKKEK, encoded by the exons ATGGCGGTGCTGGCCCCGCTGCTGGCGCTGCTCTACTCGGTGCCGGGGTTGTGCCGTTGGCTGGCGCGGCCCTACTACCCGCTGTCCGCACTGCTCGCCACGGCCTTCCTGCTCGTCCGTAAGGTCCCGCCGCTGTGCCGCGGGCTGCCCTCGCAGCGGGAGGACGGCAACCCCTGCGACTTCGACTGG CGCGAGGTGGAGATCCTCATGTTCCTCAGCGCCATCGTGATGATGAAGAACCGGCGCTCCA tCACTGTGGAGCAGCACATTGGGAACATCTTCATGTTCAGCAAAGTAGCCAACGCCATCCTGTTCTTCCGTCTCGACATCCGCATGGGGCTGCTCTACCTCACGCTCTGCATCG TGTTCCTGATGACCTGCAAGCCACCCCTTTACATGGGACCTGAGTATATCAAGTACTTCAACGATAAGACCATAGAT gaggagctggaacgAGACAAGCGGGTGACCTGGATCGTCGAGTTCTTCGCCAACTGGTCCAGTGAGTGCCAGTCCTTTGCCCCCATCTTCGCTGACCTCTCTCTCAA GTACAACTGCTCGGGCCTGCACTTTGGGAAGGTGGATGTCGGCCGATACACGGACGTCAGCACCAG GTACAAGGTGAGCACCTCACCTCTCACCAAGCAGCTGCCCACCCTCATCCTCTTCCAGGGGGGGACGGAGATCATGCGTCGCCCACAGATTGACAAGAAGGGCCGGGCTGTTTCCTGGACCTTCTCGGAG GAGAACGTGATCCGCGAGTTCAACCTCAACGAGCTGTACCAGAAAGCCAAGAAGCAGTCGAAGCCACGGGACGAAGGCTCTGAGGAGCCACCCGAGGGGCACGCGGCAGCCGGCCTTGCTAATGGGGAGACTAAGAAGGAG